From Humisphaera borealis, the proteins below share one genomic window:
- a CDS encoding prepilin peptidase, whose protein sequence is MSQIASFDFVAELRLIMDADTAVISADIKATARTPWAEAWGGMVGVAAVAATAAMLVRGPAATSAGGIPAAGSGLFLPVLCLGVTVIAAGFDAATNRIPNPLTYTAVLVGVLVNCLALLLNQIAPRVASQWLGAAGPTQSALGLLLFGGIGLIGVVFAGMGGGDMKLLAAIGAMLGMSRASDVLICGAAVAVVYALVNLLIAGRLNATCRLAASHLLNWVYLRRWTLSDDQEKPASRRTIPLALPLLAGTMLAQTPLVANAIGWMSGVG, encoded by the coding sequence CTGCGATTGATCATGGACGCCGACACCGCCGTCATCTCCGCCGATATCAAAGCCACGGCGAGAACGCCCTGGGCTGAGGCGTGGGGCGGGATGGTCGGAGTGGCGGCCGTAGCGGCGACGGCGGCGATGCTCGTCCGCGGCCCAGCCGCAACTAGCGCGGGCGGAATCCCCGCTGCTGGATCCGGCCTGTTCCTTCCCGTCCTGTGTCTGGGCGTGACGGTGATTGCGGCGGGTTTTGACGCCGCGACCAACCGCATTCCCAACCCGCTGACCTACACCGCTGTCCTGGTTGGGGTTCTTGTTAATTGTCTTGCGCTCTTGCTCAATCAGATCGCGCCGCGCGTGGCATCGCAGTGGCTCGGGGCGGCGGGGCCGACGCAGTCGGCGCTGGGGCTGCTGCTGTTCGGCGGGATCGGCCTGATTGGGGTTGTCTTCGCCGGCATGGGCGGCGGCGACATGAAATTGCTGGCCGCGATCGGTGCGATGCTCGGGATGTCGCGGGCGTCGGATGTACTCATCTGCGGAGCGGCGGTCGCCGTCGTCTATGCCCTGGTCAACCTGTTGATTGCCGGCCGACTGAATGCGACGTGCCGGCTCGCGGCGAGCCACCTGCTGAACTGGGTCTATCTGCGGCGATGGACGTTGTCAGACGACCAGGAGAAGCCGGCATCCCGGCGAACGATTCCCTTGGCCTTGCCGCTTCTTGCGGGCACGATGCTGGCGCAGACGCCGCTGGTC